A DNA window from Pyrus communis chromosome 3, drPyrComm1.1, whole genome shotgun sequence contains the following coding sequences:
- the LOC137729074 gene encoding B3 domain-containing transcription factor VRN1-like isoform X1: MKMMTPYFHKLIVSSTLQAKQLRIPESFVQKFRNELSTTAKLTVPDGRVWHVGVKKVDNKFWFHGVWQEFIEHYSIRVGYFLTFRYEGCSSFTVHIFNLKTAEINYQPTALSSTGGSVYRYQVFEEMEDDDSVEILGSSPTSIVTDSLRDKRFGDSANQLMPGKNCTPSLQNLFNGSKPKNCMSRSDAGNLHLSKGDDLQAGNESTRDNGLQFNVTELKKTVDEVKLRSPGEDTRSIKKTMRKKRKVNPDVQESSSKQEKEVEIRFRFYESASARKRTVTAEERERAINAAKTFEPDNPFCRVVLRPSYLYRGCIMYLPSCFAEKNLNGVSGFIKLQSADGRQWSVRCLYRGGRAKLSQGWYEFTMDNNLGEGDVCVFEFLKMKDIVLKVTVFRVLEDAGFVNQPQKRQLTPS; this comes from the exons atgaaaatgatgacCCCTTATTTTCACAAGCTGATTGTGTCCTCTACTCTCCAAGCTAAGCAGCTG AGGATCCCGGAAAGTTTTGTCCAGAAATTCAGAAATGAGCTATCTACCACTGCTAAGCTCACTGTTCCTGATGGTCGTGTTTGGCATGTGGGAGTAAAGAAGGTTGATAACAAGTTTTGGTTTCACGGTGTTTGGCAGGAGTTCATTGAACATTATTCAATCCGTGTTGGATACTTTTTAACATTCAGATATGAAGGGTGTTCGTCTTTCACTGTCCatatatttaatttgaaaacTGCTGAGATTAACTATCAACCTACTGCTCTCAGTAGTACTGGAGGTTCTGTTTACCGGTATCAAGTTTTTGAAGAAATGGAAGATGATGACTCGGTTGAAATCTTGGGTTCCTCCCCTACATCCATTGTTACTGATTCTTTGAGAGACAAGCGCTTTGGTGACTCTGCAAATCAACTGATGCCTGGGAAAAATTGTACTCCATCGCTGCAGAATTTGTTTAATGGTTCCAAACCTAAGAATTGCATGAGCAGGAGTGATGCTGGGAACCTGCATCTGTCGAAGGGTGATGATCTACAAGCAGGTAATGAATCTACTCGAGATAATGGTCTTCAATTTAATGTAACAGAGCTTAAAAAGACAGTGGATGAAGTCAAATTGCGTAGTCCAGGTGAAGATACACGAAGCATAAAGAAGACTATGAGAAAAAAGCGGAAGGTTAATCCTG ATGTGCAGGAGTCTTCTtctaaacaagaaaaagaagtggAAATCCGCTTTCGGTTTTATGAAAGTGCATCTGCAAGGAAGAGAACCGTGACAGCTGAAGAAAGAGAAAGGGCTATCAATGCAGCCAAAACATTTGAGCCAGATAATCCTTTCTGCAGGGTCGTCCTTCGACCATCCTACCTATATAGAGGTTGTATAATG TATTTGCCATCCTGCTTTGCCGAAAAGAATTTAAATGGGGTTTCAGGATTCATCAAACTTCAGTCCGCTGATGGTAGACAATGGTCAGTCCGATGCCTTTATAGAGGAGGTAGAGCAAAATTAAGCCAGGGATGGTATGAGTTTACGATGGATAACAATCTGGGAGAGGGGGATGTTTGTGTCTTTGAATTTCTCAAGATGAAGGACATTGTGCTGAAAGTTACTGTATTTCGCGTTCTTGAAGATGCAGGATTTGTGAACCAGCCTCAAAAGCGACAACTCACCCCCAGCTAA
- the LOC137729074 gene encoding B3 domain-containing transcription factor VRN1-like isoform X2 has protein sequence MKMMTPYFHKLIVSSTLQAKQLRIPESFVQKFRNELSTTAKLTVPDGRVWHVGVKKVDNKFWFHGVWQEFIEHYSIRVGYFLTFRYEGCSSFTVHIFNLKTAEINYQPTALSSTGGSVYRYQVFEEMEDDDSVEILGSSPTSIVTDSLRDKRFGDSANQLMPGKNCTPSLQNLFNGSKPKNCMSRSDAGNLHLSKGDDLQAGEDTRSIKKTMRKKRKVNPDVQESSSKQEKEVEIRFRFYESASARKRTVTAEERERAINAAKTFEPDNPFCRVVLRPSYLYRGCIMYLPSCFAEKNLNGVSGFIKLQSADGRQWSVRCLYRGGRAKLSQGWYEFTMDNNLGEGDVCVFEFLKMKDIVLKVTVFRVLEDAGFVNQPQKRQLTPS, from the exons atgaaaatgatgacCCCTTATTTTCACAAGCTGATTGTGTCCTCTACTCTCCAAGCTAAGCAGCTG AGGATCCCGGAAAGTTTTGTCCAGAAATTCAGAAATGAGCTATCTACCACTGCTAAGCTCACTGTTCCTGATGGTCGTGTTTGGCATGTGGGAGTAAAGAAGGTTGATAACAAGTTTTGGTTTCACGGTGTTTGGCAGGAGTTCATTGAACATTATTCAATCCGTGTTGGATACTTTTTAACATTCAGATATGAAGGGTGTTCGTCTTTCACTGTCCatatatttaatttgaaaacTGCTGAGATTAACTATCAACCTACTGCTCTCAGTAGTACTGGAGGTTCTGTTTACCGGTATCAAGTTTTTGAAGAAATGGAAGATGATGACTCGGTTGAAATCTTGGGTTCCTCCCCTACATCCATTGTTACTGATTCTTTGAGAGACAAGCGCTTTGGTGACTCTGCAAATCAACTGATGCCTGGGAAAAATTGTACTCCATCGCTGCAGAATTTGTTTAATGGTTCCAAACCTAAGAATTGCATGAGCAGGAGTGATGCTGGGAACCTGCATCTGTCGAAGGGTGATGATCTACAAGCAG GTGAAGATACACGAAGCATAAAGAAGACTATGAGAAAAAAGCGGAAGGTTAATCCTG ATGTGCAGGAGTCTTCTtctaaacaagaaaaagaagtggAAATCCGCTTTCGGTTTTATGAAAGTGCATCTGCAAGGAAGAGAACCGTGACAGCTGAAGAAAGAGAAAGGGCTATCAATGCAGCCAAAACATTTGAGCCAGATAATCCTTTCTGCAGGGTCGTCCTTCGACCATCCTACCTATATAGAGGTTGTATAATG TATTTGCCATCCTGCTTTGCCGAAAAGAATTTAAATGGGGTTTCAGGATTCATCAAACTTCAGTCCGCTGATGGTAGACAATGGTCAGTCCGATGCCTTTATAGAGGAGGTAGAGCAAAATTAAGCCAGGGATGGTATGAGTTTACGATGGATAACAATCTGGGAGAGGGGGATGTTTGTGTCTTTGAATTTCTCAAGATGAAGGACATTGTGCTGAAAGTTACTGTATTTCGCGTTCTTGAAGATGCAGGATTTGTGAACCAGCCTCAAAAGCGACAACTCACCCCCAGCTAA